The sequence AAGGATGAGTACCTGCGGAATTATGAGTTTATCAATAAGATCCGCACGGATTTTGACCGGCAAGAGGTTGGGTTGGTACGCGGGATACTGGAGGAAGGCGTTGCGTCCGGTGTTTTTAAAATCAAGGATATTGACCTTACCGCGTTTACTTTTGTTATCGCAGCGAAGGGGTTGGAGTACGAGTGGACCCTAAGCCTCAAAGAAAAAGAGGTTGAACGTAATATTAATAAGATGCTGGAAATATTGTTTTACGGGATCGTAAAAAAATAAGTATAGGTGTGCATTGAATCATATATGTATAACAAAAATATCAGTGTATCAAAAGTGTTAGGGTTGTTATTCACCATGTATTCCTGTTTTGTGGTAAATACCGCGCTTTATGCGGGAACTGTAAAACCTGCAGTAGTAAATACAAAAATTGAAGGAAGTACGGTTAGCGTGGAATCAACAATCAATGCTCTCCGCTCGGTTATTACCAGTACAATATCGTACCGGTGTTTAAACGAAACAACTGAAAAGCTGGGAAACAAAACATTACACAGAATCATAGCATTGTACTACTACCCTCCGGGTGTGCTGGAAATTAATGTTATCACCGGGGAAAACAGCGGGACACATGTGGTGTTCAAAGATCATAAGCTTACGATTGATAATAAAAATATCCTTGGCCCGTTTAAGGTTAAACTCGACTCCGGGAATCCTATAACCAAATCATTACGCGGGAAAGGTATTGCCCAGGTTGGGTGGGTGTATCATTTATCCAATGTCGAGAAGTATTTGATTGAAAAAAAAGTTTTTTACGCATCATACGACGTATTTGAAGGCAGTACCAGTATAAAGTTATTGATCAAAGTTGATGACAAAACACATTATGTTTTGTATCTCCAACCCTCGACTTACTATATCATCGGGTACCGGTTAATAGAAAATGGTGAGGTTGTGGAAGAGGGGAAGTATAGGGATATACAGGTTAATATCAAAAGGTAAGAATACAAGGTTTATGTTCATAAAGTAAGGTAAGGAGTTATAAAAAAGAAAGATTATGAAAAAATGGTTTGCTGAGTTCGTTATTAATAACAGAAAAGTTGTTATCGCGGTTATCGCAGTGATAACCTTGTTTTTTGGATACTTCCTGAAAGATATCAAGGTTAATCCGGATGTAATGGATTACTTACCAAAGAATGACGCTGTAGCTCAGAGGTTTAATTATATTGATAGAGAATACGGCGGGAATGCATTGGCTATGGTTGCTATTGAAACTGATGATGTATTCACTAAAGCCAGCCTCCGGCAAGTAGCGGATATAACTGCTGAACTTAAACTCCTGCCCGGTGTGTCGTATGTCACGAGTTTAACCGATGTTTTGGATATAAAGAAAGCGCAGGATGGCGGGATTGAAATCGGTAAGCTTATCGACGCAGAAAAGTTGCCGGAGACTGATGAGGAAATAGGTAAGCTCAGGAAGTACGTTATGTCCTCCAGCCTATTCTCCGGGAAACTGGTCTCTACTGACGGGAAGGCAACGCTTATCGTCTGCCGGTTGAATGAAAATGTGAACAAAATAGTAACCGCAGGTGCTATCCGCGGTATTGTAAAAAAAGCTGAAGGCAATAATAAAGCGTATTATGCCGGCTCGCCGTTTTTCTTGGCGGATATCGTTGACTTGATAATGGACGACTTATATACACTGATACCCATAATTGTGGTCGTGATTGTAATGACACTGTTCTTTAGTTTCAGGGTATTACGCGGGGTTGTCATTCCATTAATTTCAGTTGCAATAAGTGTTATCTGGACCATAGGTCTGATGAACTTATTAAGAATACCGTTATCGTTGATCTCTAATATCATACCGGTAGTATTATTTGCTGTGGGGAATGCTTATAGTATTCATGTGTTCAGTAAGTTTAATGAAGATGTTCTTGATAATACTAACCGTTTGGAACAATCAAAATCCGCACTTTCAAACGTAGCACTCCCGGTACTCCTGGCAGCGGTAACGACAGTTGCAGGTTTTTTATCGTTTATCTTTGGTTCTTACCTTACAATGATCGTTGAGTTCGGGATTTTTACGGCGGTAGGAACATTATTTGCGTTGATAATAGCGTGTACGCTTGTCCCTGCAATACTCGCAATGCTGCCCGTTCAGGCTGGCACTGTTAAGGAAAATGCAAGGAAGTCCAGTGCAAAACCGGTGATTAAGTTTATGGATAGCCTCGGGGTTATGATCTTAAAAAATGAAAAGCTGGTATTGGTAATAGCGGGAATAATTACTATTATTGCTGTGGCCGGGATTCCCAGGATACAGCGTAGTGTTAATATTACGGATTACTTCAAGAAAGATAGCCATAGCCGGCTCTCCAACAAAATACTTGATGCGAAGTTCGGCGGGTCTTCGCCTATCATGGTAATCGTTAAGGGTGATATGACAGACCCGCGGGTGTTAAACGAGATGGTTAAGTTCCAGGATTTTCTTGATCAGCTCGATGATGTTAATAACACGCAGTCTATAACGAATTTTATTGAACAAATGAGTGATGTTATGGGGGAAGGTAAAAACATACCTGAGGACCAGGCAAAAGTGTCGAACCTGTGGTTCTTGCTTGAAGGACAGGAAACGTTGTCACAGATGGTGAACCCGGATAAAACTGAAGCTATCGTCCAGGCAATGACTGTTCATGTTCCGACGACACGTATCCGCGCTATCATCAAGGCAATTAGAGAATATCTTAAACAAAACACTAAGGACTATGTATCATTTGAACCAACCGGGATGTTGTATATCAACGATAATCTTGATAATAGTTTAGTAAGCAGCCAGTTCTGGAGTATGCTCATAGCGTTATTTCTGGTATTCCTGTGTTTATTAGCGATGATGCGTTCATTTGCAGGCGGGGTGATTGGGATAGTGCCGATTACGTTTACGATAATCGTTATCTTCGGTGTTATGGGATACACCGGTATACCGCTGGATATAGCAACGGTGTTAGTGGCAAGTATCGCGATTGGTACCGGTATAGATTATTCCATACATTTTGTTAACCGTTTCCGTCATGAACTTAAGGTACAGCTTAACGAATTTGATGCGTTACGCAAGACACTCGAAACTACCGGCCGTGCGATTATGATAAACGTTGTCACTGTAATGTTTGGGTTTCTGGTCTTAATCTTTGCGAACCTCGTGCCGTTACAAAGATTCGGTCTTCTTACTGCGGTGACGACGTTAGTTTCAGGTGTCAGCGCGATTACTATATTACCCGCAATAATATTGTTGTTCAAGCCAAAAATAGGGGAAGATAAGTAAAAGAAAAGAAAGCAGGAGGGATTGATTGTATGAACAAAAAAAAATGTGGTGCCTTATTAACCGGACTGGTATTAGCGCTTAGTGCGGTTATATTTAGCAATAGCGCAGTAGTAACCGCCGCTGAACTTACCGGCCCGCAGGTGCTTTCAAAACTTGATAGTGCGTCTGGTTCGCCTAAGGATCAGGAACAGCAGGCTAAGATCATTATCATCGATAAAGACGGGAAGGAAAAGTCAAGAGAAACATTGATGTTCCAAAAAGGTAATGAAAAACGGTTAGTACGGTTTCTTTCTCCCGCTGACCAAAAAGGGATTGGGTTCCTGTCATTACCCAATGATATGATGTATATTTACCTCCCGGCATTTAAGAAAACACGGCGGATTGCGTCACACGTTAAGAACACGAAGTTCGCTGGGACGGATTTTACATACGAGGATATGGAAGCAAAAACGTATAGCGAAAAATGGGACTCCGAGGTAATACAAACTGATGATAAATCTTATGTCCTGAAACTCACACCAAAAAAAGGGACGGTCTCGGATTATTCTAAACTCGTAATGACGGTTGATAAAACTAATTTTTATGTACTCAAAATTGAGCATTATGATAAAGCCGGGACGATGACAAAAACTCTTACCCGCACGGAGTTCGAGAAAGTTGGGAATTACTGGATTGCAAACGCGTCTGTGATGGAAGATCATAAGAATAAGCATAAGACTAAAATGGTGGTGTCAAATACAAAAGTTGATGCCGGGATTTCAGATGACGTGTTTACGGAACGGTATTTAGTGAGATAATAAAACACATAACAAATGAGCAAGGTTTTAGAGGGGGAATTTGTAATGAAAAAAGTGTTTGGTTTGGTGTTGTTGTTAGCAGGATTTTCAACAAGTGTTATTGCGGAAGAAGGAAAGTCCGGGCTTACGCTCAACGGGTATTTACAGATAGAAAACCGTGTGCGTATACTCGATAGTGTTAAATCCTGGGATGAAACACGGTTGGCATTAACCGGGGAAGCTAAACCT comes from Elusimicrobiota bacterium and encodes:
- a CDS encoding MMPL family transporter — its product is MKKWFAEFVINNRKVVIAVIAVITLFFGYFLKDIKVNPDVMDYLPKNDAVAQRFNYIDREYGGNALAMVAIETDDVFTKASLRQVADITAELKLLPGVSYVTSLTDVLDIKKAQDGGIEIGKLIDAEKLPETDEEIGKLRKYVMSSSLFSGKLVSTDGKATLIVCRLNENVNKIVTAGAIRGIVKKAEGNNKAYYAGSPFFLADIVDLIMDDLYTLIPIIVVVIVMTLFFSFRVLRGVVIPLISVAISVIWTIGLMNLLRIPLSLISNIIPVVLFAVGNAYSIHVFSKFNEDVLDNTNRLEQSKSALSNVALPVLLAAVTTVAGFLSFIFGSYLTMIVEFGIFTAVGTLFALIIACTLVPAILAMLPVQAGTVKENARKSSAKPVIKFMDSLGVMILKNEKLVLVIAGIITIIAVAGIPRIQRSVNITDYFKKDSHSRLSNKILDAKFGGSSPIMVIVKGDMTDPRVLNEMVKFQDFLDQLDDVNNTQSITNFIEQMSDVMGEGKNIPEDQAKVSNLWFLLEGQETLSQMVNPDKTEAIVQAMTVHVPTTRIRAIIKAIREYLKQNTKDYVSFEPTGMLYINDNLDNSLVSSQFWSMLIALFLVFLCLLAMMRSFAGGVIGIVPITFTIIVIFGVMGYTGIPLDIATVLVASIAIGTGIDYSIHFVNRFRHELKVQLNEFDALRKTLETTGRAIMINVVTVMFGFLVLIFANLVPLQRFGLLTAVTTLVSGVSAITILPAIILLFKPKIGEDK
- a CDS encoding outer membrane lipoprotein-sorting protein, with translation MNKKKCGALLTGLVLALSAVIFSNSAVVTAAELTGPQVLSKLDSASGSPKDQEQQAKIIIIDKDGKEKSRETLMFQKGNEKRLVRFLSPADQKGIGFLSLPNDMMYIYLPAFKKTRRIASHVKNTKFAGTDFTYEDMEAKTYSEKWDSEVIQTDDKSYVLKLTPKKGTVSDYSKLVMTVDKTNFYVLKIEHYDKAGTMTKTLTRTEFEKVGNYWIANASVMEDHKNKHKTKMVVSNTKVDAGISDDVFTERYLVR